The sequence CTCATAACTTTAACTTCGCTTTTAGTCCTTTTAGTAATTTCTTGGCAACATTCAACGAGTAAAAACAGCAAATGTTTTGAAAGAAGTAATACAAACTAGGCATCAAAAACATACAAACACTTGAAGGAGAAGTAGTTAACGTGTTAACAAAAGATAATATTAAACAACAAACCTCAAGCTCCTCTAAGCTCCCATTCAACTGCAAACAGGATGAGGTGTCTGATGCATTTTTCATCATTTTAGAAGTAGCTACTTCTTTAGTCGTGAAAGATTCCACGTCAATTCCTTTTGTAGTCTCGCCTATATATCTATTttgaatattactattatcaagttcttctagctcctcAAAGTCTTGTGGGACCCTCTGTTCAGATTCATAAGGACCGGACATTAACTTTTCGGTTGCAAGCTTCTCAGCATCTCTAGAGGTGACTGGACCACCGATTTCATCATTGTTCACCTTGCCCACACTAACGCCGTTATTTTCTAGGCCATCGGCTATTACGAGTCTGGGAACGGTTGACTTGGTCAACACATCATCATCGTCTCGTTTCCGTTTCCTTGTGTCATCGTTAAAACCGTCAACAACATTAACATCAACTGAAGTTCCtgaatccacacttactctagtgGGCCGTGAAGGTCGAATACCACCAGGAAAAACAAAAGCGGGAATATCTCTACATTTTATATGGGTTACGTTTATGTTCATTCCAGGCTTCCATAACGAATATGATCTAACATTATCTTTAAACTCAGCAATCGTCAATCGTATATCAAACTTCTTGGCATCATTCACAGGAACATTCTCTTTTCGTTGAAGACCTAAAAAATAACTACAGTGAGACGGGTTTGACCCGTCCGAAAAGTCCCCTGGATGTGGGTGGCATTGCAGCATTTTGAAGGTGTCTCTCTCAATCTAGATACATACGCACAGAAGTTAATAACAAAAGAAAAAAAAGTCCAaaataaaagttgtaaaaagttttcATTTTTACAACTTTAATTTAACTATCACAAAGTTTTCATTTTTTGCACTCAGGGTGTACTTATATAGCTATGATTTTGAAACAAGAAATGTTCCTAGTCCATACAAACCATCTATTGACCAATTAAGTACCAAAAATCCATATATTACCCATTTTGAGCTGAACACATTTTAACTCTAACCCAAACAAAACTAGATAATTTTATGACTACTAAGATTGTTACTTTATCACCTTAAGTACAATGTAACGTAAGCGAGATTTAACCCAGCCTTTCCAGTTCAgcatatcatcatcattctctgCACCTATATCTATCTGTAGATAATTCTTATATGCTTCAAAGAAACGATAGGGCTCAAAAAGTTCAACCCAACTACCATTATTTAACACCATCGCCTACATCAACAGAAGTTAACCACAAGTAACTgtgaattcatattcatattcatatcaatATAAATGAAAGTTCTTTGTCAATTGTCATAATAGGAATGCAAGTCAAACAACGAAGCACACCTCACATATATCATGACCTCTCTTGAATTCATCAGTCATTATCCGTAAAGTACTCGATGACACATTGTAGCTAGAGTTCATACTAGGATATGCAGGAGTAATAATCGGCATTAAGTGAAATTTATCCTTGTGGTTTCTTCTTGGATCCCAAATTGGCAATCCAAGCGATCCTTCCTTTATAGCACAGAGCATTACTGGATTCGGCCATCTCCATTGAGTGTAGACCCTGAAGAATCGAGAAACAAGCATATTGGGCAGTGCATTAGGATACAATTGGCAAATGCGTGCAACAAGCAACGCCCAGTTTATGCCACCTAAAAATCCAGTAACCTGTACATACACACATACAAACGAAAAAAAGAGATGCATTAAACTACCAAATTCATATTTGAAAACGTGAAACATTGATTATAAAAAGATTTGCATAGTACGTTTGAGTAAACTCCTCGTCGAGTGGCCCAAAACCTCATGCACCTTAATGTTGTCCGAAAACTCTGCAAAACCAGAGTCCCTCAAAAAACTTTAAATGAAATTGAACTAAAACCAAAGAAAAAAAACATAAATACCAGGTCAATTGTTTtaataataagtaaacttaacACACATGAAGACAAATTCCCAAACCTGAATATTAGGCACTAGACGCAGGATCTGGTCAGTAACTCTGCACCCATTAAGACTTCGAACTGTCTGCTCATCCGCATTTTGCAGTATTGAGTCTTGAGAAATATCCAAATCCTGCAATGTAAAACCAAGCTTTTCAATTCCAGTTCTATATATGTTGATAATCTTGATAATCTTGACCAACTTACTTCAGGTATAACCCAAAGTGAAATTTTTGCATAAAGAAGATCAATTGAAACCCCATTCAACTTGAAATTCATTACGGGAACATGAGCATCGGGTACAGGATGCATATCTGTTACATCAGGCATCTCTATGAGCATTCTTTTAAGCTCACCAAAAAAATCTTCCTGTCACAATTTATAACCTTTACTGAATTGATAGAACAAAAGAGAAAATAAAGTTACAAGATTAACAAACGAGCACAACAGATCTTACAAGACGATCTGCATATCTGGGTCCAACACAGAGTGTATCGATATCTGCACCAGGTCCATGCACCTATTAATAGACATAGACAAAAATTATATAAAAGAGGAAGAAGTAACTTTCAATAGTCTGAATGACAAAAAGAGTACTTTTTTAACTTCGAATTACTATGGAAAATGAATTGTGGCCTTGATAGTATTAGAAAACAATATTCATTTATATTCATAACATCTACAGCTATTTTTGCACACAACATAAATGTTAaaaaaatattaatcgaatcaaaatGTACTTATGAAACATGCATAAACATTGAAGTAttattttggaaaaaaaaaaaagaaaaaagagtgTTGACTGTTGATTCAATAGAGGACGAGGTCTACTTTAGGTTATGATGATCTCTTGTAATAGGGTTTTCATGGTGTCTATAAATTTAGGAAAGACATGCGACAAGGTGCCAAACAAAATAATGTTTTTGTCTCGATAAAAGAATCCACAAGTAAACAAGTATGCAGTCTTTTGAGGCGAGCACATTTGCTGTAACAATATTAAATGATACTTGCACTGTTACAGTACAGTTACAAAAATAAAGAGCATTTAACGCTCATCGTATTTAGATGAGGATCACTATGTATACAAGCTTCCAGGTGCATATATATTCATAATGTAAGCCAAAAAACAAATGCAAGTTAAAAAGACAAACAGACAATGACTGAATTAACAGATGAGACCCAAGAAAACGAACAGAAGCAGCGAGCAATAGAAAAAACAGCAGTGAGATGCAGAGGAAGGTTAACTAGCATACTACTATATGAAATGATGGTAAAATATAAAAATCAAAGGTTAACATACTACATGAAACGATGGtgatatagaaaaaaa comes from Rutidosis leptorrhynchoides isolate AG116_Rl617_1_P2 chromosome 4, CSIRO_AGI_Rlap_v1, whole genome shotgun sequence and encodes:
- the LOC139839590 gene encoding nuclear poly(A) polymerase 1-like isoform X3 — its product is MLIEMPDVTDMHPVPDAHVPVMNFKLNGVSIDLLYAKISLWVIPEDLDISQDSILQNADEQTVRSLNGCRVTDQILRLVPNIQSFRTTLRCMRFWATRRGVYSNVTGFLGGINWALLVARICQLYPNALPNMLVSRFFRVYTQWRWPNPVMLCAIKEGSLGLPIWDPRRNHKDKFHLMPIITPAYPSMNSSYNVSSSTLRIMTDEFKRGHDICEAMVLNNGSWVELFEPYRFFEAYKNYLQIDIGAENDDDMLNWKGWVKSRLRYIVLKIERDTFKMLQCHPHPGDFSDGSNPSHCSYFLGLQRKENVPVNDAKKFDIRLTIAEFKDNVRSYSLWKPGMNINVTHIKCRDIPAFVFPGGIRPSRPTRVSVDSGTSVDVNVVDGFNDDTRKRKRDDDDVLTKSTVPRLVIADGLENNGVSVGKVNNDEIGGPVTSRDAEKLATEKLMSGPYESEQRVPQDFEELEELDNSNIQNRYIGETTKGIDVESFTTKEVATSKMMKNASDTSSCLQLNGSLEELEPPELDLPLPRAIHSTAASQNKPILRFSFTSLPKATGNSS
- the LOC139839590 gene encoding nuclear poly(A) polymerase 1-like isoform X1; translation: MGSQGFNYQNNGQRLGITEPISLGGPSEYDVIKTNELEQFLADAGLYESHEEAISREEVLGRLDQIVKIWVKKVSRARGLNEQLVQEANAKIFTFGSYRLGVHGPGADIDTLCVGPRYADRLEDFFGELKRMLIEMPDVTDMHPVPDAHVPVMNFKLNGVSIDLLYAKISLWVIPEDLDISQDSILQNADEQTVRSLNGCRVTDQILRLVPNIQSFRTTLRCMRFWATRRGVYSNVTGFLGGINWALLVARICQLYPNALPNMLVSRFFRVYTQWRWPNPVMLCAIKEGSLGLPIWDPRRNHKDKFHLMPIITPAYPSMNSSYNVSSSTLRIMTDEFKRGHDICEAMVLNNGSWVELFEPYRFFEAYKNYLQIDIGAENDDDMLNWKGWVKSRLRYIVLKIERDTFKMLQCHPHPGDFSDGSNPSHCSYFLGLQRKENVPVNDAKKFDIRLTIAEFKDNVRSYSLWKPGMNINVTHIKCRDIPAFVFPGGIRPSRPTRVSVDSGTSVDVNVVDGFNDDTRKRKRDDDDVLTKSTVPRLVIADGLENNGVSVGKVNNDEIGGPVTSRDAEKLATEKLMSGPYESEQRVPQDFEELEELDNSNIQNRYIGETTKGIDVESFTTKEVATSKMMKNASDTSSCLQLNGSLEELEPPELDLPLPRAIHSTAASQNKPILRFSFTSLPKATGNSS
- the LOC139839590 gene encoding nuclear poly(A) polymerase 1-like isoform X2, with product MGSQGFNYQNNGQRLGITEPISLGGPSEYDVIKTNELEQFLADAGLYESHEEAISREEVLGRLDQIVKIWVKKVSRARGLNEQLVQEANAKIFTFGSYRLGVHGPGADIDTLCVGPRYADRLEDFFGELKRMLIEMPDVTDMHPVPDAHVPVMNFKLNGVSIDLLYAKISLWVIPEDLDISQDSILQNADEQTVRSLNGCRVTDQILRLVPNIQSFRTTLRCMRFWATRRGVYSNVTGFLGGINWALLVARICQLYPNALPNMLVSRFFRVYTQWRWPNPVMLCAIKEGSLGLPIWDPRRNHKDKFHLMPIITPAYPSMNSSYNVSSSTLRIMTDEFKRGHDICEIERDTFKMLQCHPHPGDFSDGSNPSHCSYFLGLQRKENVPVNDAKKFDIRLTIAEFKDNVRSYSLWKPGMNINVTHIKCRDIPAFVFPGGIRPSRPTRVSVDSGTSVDVNVVDGFNDDTRKRKRDDDDVLTKSTVPRLVIADGLENNGVSVGKVNNDEIGGPVTSRDAEKLATEKLMSGPYESEQRVPQDFEELEELDNSNIQNRYIGETTKGIDVESFTTKEVATSKMMKNASDTSSCLQLNGSLEELEPPELDLPLPRAIHSTAASQNKPILRFSFTSLPKATGNSS